One part of the Lapillicoccus jejuensis genome encodes these proteins:
- a CDS encoding DUF3352 domain-containing protein: MSSSVPPPPDGSEPSQPGPQQPEQPQLPQQAAHGAPYGPEGAPPRRRRRGLVVALVVAAVVLVVGGAAGAAAFLKLAPRGAQPDTVLPADTIAMVRLDLDPSAGQKVAAARFLTKLPDVAKTGDDVDLKQSLWKAVASSDEGLAKLDYRKDVEPWLGDRAAVAVLPGGSADKPHVVIALETTDQAKAKAGIAEVAAAGGAKEPLDVTARDDYALVTAKDVTADLTAGLAKGTLASSSTYTADLAALGDTGVASMWVDTPAALKSLGSALPTGAVPASALSKSGRVAASLRFDADYVELAGVTRGGAAPTSTTGAGAGKGLTTLPADTMAAVQLSGLGEAVKANWSAASAQLPAEQLDAVQQQLGVSLPDDLAVLLGSRLTLAMPKQDLQSLGGSDVPTIGLESVTTDPARAETVVTKVTELSGVDNLVSHQVSGDTLYLATTPDYLKALTGTGTLGSSTRFTTAVPDAQKATASAYVDLEALRPILTQDASADAKPLLQSLTAAGFSATIGTDGSGSFSFRVLGG, from the coding sequence ATGTCGTCATCCGTCCCGCCGCCTCCGGACGGCTCCGAGCCGTCCCAGCCCGGGCCGCAGCAGCCCGAGCAGCCTCAGCTGCCCCAGCAGGCCGCGCACGGCGCCCCGTACGGGCCGGAGGGCGCGCCGCCGAGGCGCCGGCGCCGCGGCCTGGTCGTGGCGCTCGTCGTCGCCGCGGTCGTCCTCGTCGTGGGGGGCGCGGCGGGTGCGGCCGCCTTCCTCAAGCTGGCGCCGAGGGGCGCGCAGCCCGACACCGTGCTGCCGGCCGACACGATCGCCATGGTCCGCCTCGACCTCGACCCGTCCGCCGGCCAGAAGGTCGCCGCGGCCCGCTTCCTCACCAAGCTGCCGGACGTCGCCAAGACCGGGGACGACGTCGACCTCAAGCAGTCGCTGTGGAAGGCGGTCGCCTCCTCCGACGAGGGCCTGGCCAAGCTGGACTACCGGAAGGACGTCGAGCCCTGGCTCGGCGACCGCGCCGCGGTCGCCGTGCTGCCCGGCGGGAGCGCCGACAAGCCGCACGTCGTCATCGCGCTCGAGACCACCGACCAGGCCAAGGCCAAGGCGGGCATCGCCGAGGTCGCGGCCGCCGGCGGGGCGAAGGAGCCCCTCGACGTCACGGCCCGCGACGACTACGCGCTCGTCACGGCGAAGGACGTCACCGCCGACCTCACCGCGGGACTGGCCAAGGGCACCCTCGCCTCCAGCTCGACCTACACCGCCGACCTCGCCGCCCTCGGCGACACCGGCGTGGCGTCGATGTGGGTCGACACCCCGGCGGCGCTCAAGAGCCTGGGCTCCGCGCTGCCGACGGGAGCGGTGCCGGCGTCCGCCCTGAGCAAGAGCGGGCGCGTGGCCGCCAGCCTGCGCTTCGACGCCGACTACGTCGAGCTCGCCGGGGTGACCCGCGGCGGCGCGGCCCCCACCTCGACGACCGGCGCGGGGGCCGGCAAGGGCCTGACGACGCTGCCCGCCGACACCATGGCGGCCGTGCAGCTGTCGGGTCTCGGCGAGGCCGTCAAGGCCAACTGGTCCGCGGCCTCCGCCCAGCTCCCCGCCGAGCAGCTCGACGCCGTGCAGCAGCAGCTCGGGGTCAGCCTGCCCGACGACCTCGCCGTCCTCCTCGGCTCGCGGCTGACCCTCGCCATGCCCAAGCAGGACCTGCAGTCGCTGGGTGGCTCCGACGTGCCGACGATCGGCCTGGAGAGCGTCACCACCGACCCGGCCCGGGCCGAGACGGTCGTCACGAAGGTCACCGAGCTGTCCGGGGTCGACAACCTGGTCTCGCACCAGGTGAGCGGCGACACGCTGTACCTCGCGACGACGCCGGACTACCTCAAGGCCCTCACCGGCACCGGCACGCTCGGCAGCAGCACCCGCTTCACCACGGCGGTGCCGGACGCGCAGAAGGCCACCGCGTCGGCGTACGTCGACCTCGAGGCGCTGCGCCCGATCCTCACCCAGGACGCGTCCGCGGACGCCAAGCCGCTGCTGCAGTCGCTGACCGCGGCGGGCTTCAGCGCGACGATCGGGACCGACGGCTCCGGGTCGTTCTCCTTCCGCGTCCTCGGCGGTTGA
- a CDS encoding ATP-dependent helicase, whose amino-acid sequence MSTDVLDRFSPATAAWFRGSFSAPTPAQAGAWEAVSSGRHALVVAPTGSGKTLSAFLWALDRLASTPVPEEPKSRCRVLYVSPLKALAVDVERNLRSPLVGIGHAAERLGEPMSPVQVGVRSGDTPAAERRLFQRTPPDILITTPESLFLLLTSSARESLLGVETVILDEVHAVAGTKRGAHLALSLERLDALLPKPAQRIGLSATVRPVEEVARFLAGGRPVDVVQPTSTKEWDLQVVVPLADMSALGEVVEEDLSGPAAGAQRRASIWPHVEERIVDLVSQHRSTLVFANSRRLAERLTSRLNEIWDDRLTAAAEAAADPGDGADPPEAVAPTRPASRATPAQVMAQAGLSTGAPPLLARAHHGSVSKEQRAEIENALKAGQLPAVVATSSLELGIDMGAVDLVIQVESPPSVASGLQRVGRAGHQVGAVSRGVVFPKFRGDLVQTAVVVERMREGAIESLSVPANPLDVLAQQVVAMCALDDWPVDDLVRLVQGAAPYATLPRSALEAVLDMLSGRYPSDEFAELRPRLVWDRVTGVLSGRRGAQRLAVTSGGTIPDRGLYGVFLAGAEGTGRRVGELDEEMVYESRVGDVFTLGTSSWRIEDITHDRVLVSPAPGLPGKLPFWKGDSLGRPTELGAAVGRFVREVGGMAPERARERVAASGLDEWATDNLLAYLHEQKEATRHLPSDKTIVVERFRDELGDWRIAVHSPYGAPVHAPWALCVSARMRERFGVDVQAIHGDDGIVFRLPDLEFDELTSEGGGGTVGSELMSLIMLEPDEVHDLVTEQIGGSALFASRFRECASRALLLPRRRPGQRQALWQQRQRSAQLLEVASQYPSFPIVLEAVRECVQDVFDVPGLVDLMRRIGSREVATVDVETSVPSPFARSLTFGYVAQFIYEGDSPLAERRAAALSLDPTLLAELLGRGDGLSLRDLLDPEAVARTEAELQRLDENRRCRDAEDVVDLLRALGPLPHEDVVARTAEGTTTRDVGAWLVDLEGSRQVIRVRVAGEERWAAVEDASRLRDALGASLPTGVPDVFLEPVTDPLGDLVSRYARTHGPFAAADLARWLGLGPAVVTDALRRLVGSGRLVEGALRPDPTGAGGGGTDFCDAGVLRTIRRRSLAALRAEVEPVTGRDLARFLPAWQGVGGQLRGLEGLVRAVEQLGGAVLPASALETLVLPGRVAGYTPGMLDELMSSGDVLWRGHGSLPGDDGWVSLHVTDLAPLTLPPPDESAELGDLPLAVLDALASGGAYFFRSLADVVGSTDDEALTQALWDLVWAGRLTNDTLAPLRALLGGGRTAHKKRAVGPRRGRYTPRPGALGMRSGLARPSLPVRTGPPSAAGRWSLLPGSVADPTQVAYATAEVLLDRYGVVTRGSVMAEEVPGGFAGVYRVLAAAEESGRVRRGYFVEGLGAAQFGTTGAVDRLRAQSRPVEDERAREDAPAVVLAACDPANPYGAALPWPDRDHPAPDGTPTAASAADGAEPTPTGRKAPRGHQPGRKAGALVVLVDGDLVLYVERGGRTLLTWTDEPSALQRGADALALAVREGALGRLTVEKTDGEQVLGSGHPLADALSRAGFHATPRGLRLRR is encoded by the coding sequence ATGAGCACCGACGTCCTCGACCGCTTCTCCCCCGCCACCGCCGCGTGGTTCCGGGGCTCGTTCTCGGCGCCCACCCCGGCGCAGGCCGGGGCCTGGGAGGCGGTCAGCTCGGGGCGCCACGCGCTCGTCGTCGCCCCGACCGGGTCGGGCAAGACGCTGTCGGCCTTCCTGTGGGCCCTGGACCGCCTCGCGTCGACGCCCGTGCCGGAGGAGCCGAAGTCCCGGTGCCGGGTGCTGTACGTCTCGCCGCTCAAGGCGCTCGCCGTCGACGTCGAGCGCAACCTGCGCAGCCCCCTCGTCGGCATCGGCCACGCGGCCGAGCGGCTCGGTGAGCCCATGTCGCCGGTCCAGGTGGGGGTCCGCTCCGGTGACACCCCGGCCGCGGAGCGCCGCCTCTTCCAGCGCACCCCGCCGGACATCCTCATCACCACCCCGGAGTCCCTGTTCCTCCTGCTCACCTCCAGCGCTCGAGAGTCGTTGCTCGGGGTCGAGACGGTCATCCTCGACGAGGTGCACGCGGTCGCGGGCACCAAGCGCGGCGCGCACCTGGCCCTCAGCCTCGAGCGCCTCGACGCCCTGCTGCCGAAGCCCGCGCAGCGGATCGGCCTGTCGGCGACGGTGCGTCCCGTCGAGGAGGTCGCCCGCTTCCTCGCCGGCGGCCGACCGGTCGACGTCGTGCAGCCGACGTCGACCAAGGAGTGGGACCTGCAGGTCGTCGTCCCGCTCGCCGACATGTCCGCGCTCGGCGAGGTCGTCGAGGAGGACCTGTCCGGCCCGGCGGCCGGTGCGCAGCGCCGGGCGTCGATCTGGCCGCACGTCGAGGAGCGCATCGTCGACCTCGTCTCGCAGCACCGCTCGACCCTCGTCTTCGCCAACTCGCGCCGGTTGGCGGAGCGGCTGACCTCCCGGCTCAACGAGATCTGGGACGACCGGCTCACGGCGGCGGCCGAGGCCGCCGCGGACCCGGGCGACGGCGCCGACCCGCCGGAGGCCGTCGCGCCGACCAGGCCGGCGTCACGGGCGACACCGGCCCAGGTCATGGCCCAGGCGGGGTTGTCGACCGGGGCACCCCCGCTGCTGGCGCGTGCCCACCACGGTTCGGTGAGCAAGGAGCAGCGCGCCGAGATCGAGAACGCCCTCAAGGCCGGGCAGCTGCCGGCCGTCGTCGCGACGAGCAGCCTCGAGCTGGGCATCGACATGGGCGCCGTCGACCTCGTCATCCAGGTGGAGTCGCCGCCCAGCGTGGCCAGCGGGCTGCAGCGCGTCGGCCGCGCCGGCCACCAGGTCGGGGCCGTGTCGCGCGGCGTCGTCTTCCCCAAGTTCCGCGGGGACCTGGTCCAGACCGCCGTGGTCGTGGAGCGGATGCGCGAGGGCGCCATCGAGTCGCTGTCCGTGCCGGCCAACCCGCTCGACGTCCTCGCCCAGCAGGTCGTGGCGATGTGCGCCCTCGACGACTGGCCCGTCGACGACCTCGTCCGCCTCGTCCAGGGCGCGGCGCCGTACGCCACGCTCCCCCGCTCGGCCCTCGAGGCCGTCCTCGACATGCTCTCCGGCCGCTACCCCTCCGACGAGTTCGCCGAGCTGCGGCCGCGCCTGGTCTGGGACCGGGTCACCGGTGTGCTCAGCGGCCGCCGCGGTGCCCAGCGCCTCGCCGTCACCTCCGGCGGCACCATCCCCGACCGCGGGCTGTACGGCGTCTTCCTCGCCGGCGCCGAGGGCACCGGCCGCCGCGTCGGCGAGCTCGACGAGGAGATGGTCTACGAGTCGCGGGTCGGTGACGTCTTCACCCTCGGCACGTCGAGCTGGCGGATCGAGGACATCACCCACGACCGCGTGCTGGTCTCGCCCGCCCCGGGACTGCCGGGCAAGCTGCCGTTCTGGAAGGGCGATTCGCTGGGACGCCCGACCGAGCTCGGCGCCGCCGTCGGGCGCTTCGTGCGCGAGGTCGGCGGTATGGCGCCGGAGCGGGCGCGCGAGCGGGTCGCGGCCTCCGGCCTCGACGAGTGGGCCACCGACAACCTGCTGGCCTACCTGCACGAGCAGAAGGAGGCCACCCGCCACCTCCCGAGCGACAAGACGATCGTCGTGGAGCGGTTCCGCGACGAGCTGGGCGACTGGCGGATCGCCGTCCACTCGCCGTACGGCGCCCCCGTCCACGCGCCCTGGGCGCTGTGCGTGTCCGCCCGCATGCGCGAGCGGTTCGGCGTCGACGTGCAGGCGATCCACGGCGACGACGGGATCGTCTTCCGGTTGCCCGACCTCGAGTTCGACGAGCTGACCAGCGAGGGCGGCGGCGGCACGGTCGGCAGCGAGCTGATGTCGCTCATCATGCTCGAGCCCGACGAGGTCCACGACCTGGTCACCGAGCAGATCGGCGGCTCGGCCCTCTTCGCCTCCCGGTTCCGCGAGTGCGCGTCGCGCGCCCTGCTGCTGCCGCGCCGTCGTCCCGGCCAGCGCCAGGCGCTGTGGCAGCAGCGGCAGCGCTCGGCGCAGCTGCTCGAGGTGGCCAGCCAGTACCCCAGCTTCCCCATCGTCCTGGAGGCGGTGCGCGAGTGCGTCCAGGACGTGTTCGACGTCCCCGGCCTCGTCGACCTCATGCGCCGGATCGGCTCGCGCGAGGTCGCGACCGTCGACGTCGAGACCTCGGTCCCGTCGCCGTTCGCCCGGTCGCTGACCTTCGGGTACGTCGCCCAGTTCATCTACGAGGGCGACTCGCCGCTGGCCGAGCGCCGCGCCGCCGCGCTCTCGCTCGACCCCACGCTGCTCGCCGAGCTCCTCGGCCGCGGTGACGGGCTCTCGCTGCGCGACCTGCTCGACCCCGAGGCCGTCGCGCGCACCGAGGCCGAGCTGCAGCGTCTCGACGAGAACCGGCGCTGCCGCGACGCGGAGGACGTCGTCGACCTGCTGCGCGCCCTCGGCCCGCTGCCGCACGAGGACGTCGTCGCCCGCACCGCCGAGGGCACGACCACCCGGGACGTCGGCGCCTGGCTGGTCGACCTCGAGGGCAGCCGCCAGGTCATCCGCGTCCGGGTCGCCGGCGAGGAGCGCTGGGCCGCGGTCGAGGACGCCTCCCGGCTGCGCGACGCGCTCGGCGCGTCGTTGCCGACCGGGGTGCCCGACGTCTTCCTCGAGCCGGTGACCGACCCGCTCGGGGACCTGGTCTCCCGGTACGCGCGCACCCACGGCCCGTTCGCGGCCGCCGACCTCGCCCGCTGGCTCGGGCTCGGACCGGCCGTGGTCACCGACGCGCTGCGCCGGCTCGTCGGCAGCGGCCGGCTCGTCGAGGGGGCGCTGCGCCCGGACCCGACCGGCGCGGGCGGCGGGGGCACCGACTTCTGCGACGCCGGCGTCCTGCGCACCATCCGCCGCCGCTCGCTCGCCGCGCTGCGGGCCGAGGTCGAACCGGTCACCGGGCGCGACCTGGCCCGGTTCCTGCCCGCCTGGCAGGGCGTCGGCGGTCAGCTGCGCGGCCTCGAGGGCCTGGTCCGCGCCGTCGAGCAGCTCGGCGGGGCCGTGCTGCCGGCGAGCGCGCTGGAGACCCTCGTCCTGCCGGGACGCGTCGCCGGCTACACCCCCGGGATGCTCGACGAGCTGATGTCGAGCGGCGACGTGCTGTGGCGCGGGCACGGGTCGCTCCCCGGTGACGACGGCTGGGTCTCGCTGCACGTCACGGACCTCGCCCCGCTGACCCTGCCGCCCCCGGACGAGTCGGCCGAGCTCGGCGACCTCCCGCTCGCCGTCCTCGACGCCCTCGCCTCGGGCGGGGCGTACTTCTTCCGGTCCCTCGCCGACGTCGTCGGCAGCACGGACGACGAGGCCCTCACGCAGGCGCTGTGGGACCTCGTGTGGGCGGGCCGGCTCACCAACGACACCCTCGCGCCGCTGCGGGCCCTGCTCGGCGGTGGCCGGACCGCTCACAAGAAGCGTGCGGTCGGCCCGCGGCGCGGGCGCTACACCCCGCGCCCCGGGGCGCTCGGCATGCGCAGCGGTCTGGCCCGGCCGAGCCTGCCGGTGCGCACCGGCCCCCCGTCCGCGGCCGGCCGCTGGTCGTTGCTGCCCGGCAGCGTCGCCGACCCGACGCAGGTCGCCTACGCGACGGCCGAGGTGCTCCTCGACCGGTACGGCGTCGTCACCCGTGGCAGCGTGATGGCCGAGGAGGTCCCGGGCGGGTTCGCCGGGGTCTACCGGGTGCTCGCCGCGGCCGAGGAGTCCGGTCGCGTGCGCCGGGGGTACTTCGTCGAGGGCCTCGGGGCCGCGCAGTTCGGCACCACCGGCGCCGTCGACCGCCTCCGCGCGCAGAGCCGACCCGTCGAGGACGAGCGGGCGCGCGAGGACGCCCCCGCCGTCGTCCTCGCCGCCTGCGACCCGGCCAACCCGTACGGAGCCGCGCTGCCCTGGCCCGACCGCGACCACCCCGCCCCCGACGGCACGCCGACGGCCGCGAGCGCTGCCGACGGTGCGGAGCCGACGCCCACCGGTCGCAAGGCACCCCGGGGGCACCAGCCGGGACGCAAGGCCGGCGCTCTCGTCGTCCTCGTCGACGGCGACCTCGTCCTGTACGTCGAGCGCGGCGGACGCACCCTGCTCACCTGGACCGACGAGCCGTCCGCGCTGCAGCGCGGCGCGGACGCGCTGGCCCTCGCCGTCCGCGAGGGCGCGCTGGGCCGGCTCACGGTCGAGAAGACCGACGGCGAGCAGGTGCTCGGCTCGGGGCACCCCCTGGCGGACGCCCTGTCCCGCGCCGGGTTCCACGCGACGCCGCGCGGTCTGCGGCTGCGGCGGTGA
- a CDS encoding DNA-formamidopyrimidine glycosylase family protein: MPEGDTVYRTAHRLDQALGRDVLTTVDLRWPDLSTLDLAGRSTLEVVPRGKNILHRIEGDVTIHSHLRMEGQWRVEHPQDVGPRRLADQQLRAVVGTERWTALGLRLGDLHVVATSQEHTLVGHLGPDVLGSDWDPDEAVRRLLASPTTIGAALLDQSNLAGVGTMYAAETLFLERVPPWTPAAELGRERVAGVVERAHRLLDRGKEGAVQVTTGREARGEWHFVHARSGRPCLRCGTTVRVAMIGDPPRERTMFYCPHCQGGIGPTDDGSPQRPLGSQGRGGPRRTYRPRR; the protein is encoded by the coding sequence GTGCCCGAGGGTGACACCGTCTACCGCACCGCGCACCGGCTCGACCAGGCGCTGGGGCGCGACGTCCTCACCACCGTCGACCTGCGCTGGCCCGACCTCAGCACCCTCGACCTGGCCGGCCGGTCGACGCTCGAGGTCGTGCCGCGGGGGAAGAACATCCTGCACCGGATCGAGGGCGATGTGACGATCCACTCGCACCTGCGGATGGAGGGGCAGTGGCGCGTCGAGCACCCGCAGGACGTCGGCCCTCGCCGGCTGGCCGACCAGCAGCTGCGCGCCGTCGTCGGCACGGAGCGGTGGACCGCGCTCGGGCTGCGGCTGGGCGACCTGCACGTCGTCGCGACCTCGCAGGAGCACACCCTCGTCGGCCACCTCGGCCCCGACGTCCTCGGCTCGGACTGGGATCCCGACGAGGCCGTCCGGCGGTTGCTGGCCAGCCCGACGACGATCGGGGCCGCGCTGCTCGACCAGTCGAACCTCGCCGGGGTCGGCACGATGTACGCCGCCGAGACCCTCTTCCTCGAGCGGGTCCCGCCGTGGACCCCCGCCGCCGAGCTGGGCCGCGAGCGGGTCGCCGGCGTGGTCGAGCGAGCGCACCGCCTCCTCGACCGCGGCAAGGAGGGCGCCGTCCAGGTGACGACCGGTCGCGAGGCGCGCGGCGAGTGGCACTTCGTCCACGCCCGGTCCGGACGGCCCTGCCTGCGCTGCGGCACGACGGTGCGGGTGGCGATGATCGGCGACCCGCCCCGCGAGCGCACGATGTTCTACTGCCCCCACTGCCAGGGTGGGATCGGCCCCACCGACGACGGGTCGCCGCAGCGACCGCTCGGCTCGCAGGGCCGCGGCGGCCCGCGCCGCACCTACCGACCCCGACGCTGA
- a CDS encoding mandelate racemase/muconate lactonizing enzyme family protein produces MSRIVDVSCTRVRARLHTPFVTALRRTETVDTVLVRVRDTDGVVGYGEAPQVWQVTGESLASATACVEQMLAPLVVGTDTDDWSATTARLPRAVARNAGAKAAVDVALHDLAARRSGVRLAELLRTTYGDPAAHPPRTVTTDVTLSAGDADALAAAAVARVADGFGTLKLKVGTDAATDVARVRAVREAVGPDPVLRLDANQGWTPEDAVDVVRALEAADLGVELVEQPVPGEDVEGLAWVRARVGLPVMADEALFTAYDLERILRLGAADAINVKLAKTGSLAAAAALLRRAAEHGLGTMVGSMMETHVGLGAAASLVAAVPTSGTNDLDAAWWAAASPYDGGITYDGPVITLPDVPGLGIERLHEDAVA; encoded by the coding sequence GTGTCCCGGATCGTCGACGTCTCCTGCACGCGCGTCCGGGCCCGGCTGCACACCCCCTTCGTCACGGCCCTGCGGCGTACGGAGACCGTCGACACCGTCCTCGTGCGGGTGCGCGACACCGACGGCGTCGTCGGGTACGGCGAGGCCCCGCAGGTGTGGCAGGTGACCGGTGAGTCGCTCGCCTCGGCCACAGCGTGCGTCGAGCAGATGCTGGCCCCCCTCGTCGTCGGCACCGACACCGACGACTGGTCCGCCACGACCGCCCGGCTGCCGCGCGCCGTGGCGCGGAACGCGGGTGCCAAGGCCGCGGTCGACGTCGCCCTGCACGACCTCGCCGCCCGCCGGTCGGGGGTCCGGCTCGCCGAGCTGCTGCGGACGACGTACGGCGACCCGGCCGCCCACCCGCCGCGCACGGTGACGACGGACGTCACCCTCTCCGCGGGCGACGCCGACGCGCTGGCCGCCGCCGCGGTGGCGCGGGTCGCCGACGGCTTCGGCACCCTGAAGCTCAAGGTCGGCACCGACGCCGCGACCGACGTCGCCCGGGTCCGCGCCGTCCGCGAGGCCGTCGGTCCCGACCCCGTCCTGCGGCTCGACGCCAACCAGGGCTGGACCCCCGAGGACGCCGTCGACGTGGTCCGCGCCCTCGAGGCGGCCGACCTCGGCGTCGAGCTCGTCGAGCAGCCGGTGCCGGGGGAGGACGTCGAGGGGCTGGCCTGGGTGCGGGCACGGGTGGGGCTGCCGGTCATGGCCGACGAGGCGCTCTTCACCGCCTACGACCTCGAGCGCATCCTGCGGCTGGGCGCGGCCGACGCGATCAACGTCAAGCTGGCCAAGACGGGGTCGCTGGCCGCCGCGGCCGCCCTGCTGCGGCGAGCGGCCGAGCACGGGCTCGGCACGATGGTCGGCTCGATGATGGAGACCCACGTCGGGCTCGGCGCCGCCGCCTCGCTCGTCGCGGCCGTCCCCACCTCGGGGACCAACGACCTCGACGCCGCCTGGTGGGCCGCCGCGTCGCCGTACGACGGCGGCATCACGTACGACGGCCCGGTCATCACCCTCCCCGACGTCCCGGGTCTCGGGATCGAGCGGCTCCACGAGGACGCCGTCGCCTGA
- a CDS encoding helix-turn-helix domain-containing protein, producing MILLRRELGDVLRERRRDQGRTLRDVSASAAVSLGYLSEVERGEKEASSELLASICQALGTPLSVVLGEVSTRIAETEALTAPTPLPVGPRTPAVASAA from the coding sequence ATGATCCTGCTACGACGGGAGCTCGGCGACGTGCTGCGCGAGCGGCGGCGCGACCAGGGTCGGACCCTGCGCGACGTGTCGGCCTCCGCGGCGGTCTCCCTCGGGTACCTCAGCGAGGTCGAGCGCGGCGAGAAGGAGGCCTCCTCCGAGCTGCTGGCCTCGATCTGCCAGGCCCTCGGCACGCCCCTGTCGGTCGTCCTCGGCGAGGTCTCCACCCGGATCGCCGAGACCGAGGCGCTGACCGCGCCCACCCCGCTGCCGGTCGGCCCGCGCACGCCGGCCGTCGCCTCCGCCGCCTGA
- a CDS encoding regulatory protein RecX: MVDDTTHTDRLAAAASALAAAEGTAGRTEATARHADGAGRRRVAPPPDDPAVQDADADPESVARRIVLRQLTMGPRSRHQLEEKLRTRGCDDDVAARVLDRMTAVGLVDDAEFAQSLVRTRTASKGLAKRALVRELRDKGVGDEEIDAAVGSVDAESERARAEALVAKRLRTLGGLDPQVQARRLSGMLARKGYPPSVVYAVVRDAVNDAPEHQRD; this comes from the coding sequence GTGGTGGACGACACCACCCATACCGACCGTCTCGCCGCGGCCGCCAGCGCTCTGGCGGCCGCGGAGGGCACGGCGGGCCGGACGGAGGCAACGGCCCGCCACGCGGACGGCGCGGGCCGCCGCCGGGTCGCGCCGCCGCCGGACGACCCCGCCGTGCAGGACGCCGACGCGGACCCCGAGTCGGTCGCGCGCCGGATCGTGCTGAGGCAGCTGACGATGGGTCCGCGCAGCCGCCACCAGCTGGAGGAGAAGCTGCGGACCCGGGGTTGCGACGACGACGTCGCCGCCCGGGTCCTCGACCGGATGACCGCCGTGGGTCTCGTCGACGACGCCGAGTTCGCGCAGTCGCTGGTGCGGACCCGGACGGCGAGCAAGGGTCTGGCCAAGCGCGCCCTCGTCCGCGAGCTGCGCGACAAGGGCGTCGGCGACGAGGAGATCGACGCCGCCGTCGGCTCGGTCGACGCCGAGTCGGAGCGGGCCCGCGCCGAGGCTCTCGTCGCCAAGCGGCTGCGGACGCTCGGCGGCCTGGACCCGCAGGTCCAGGCGCGCCGGCTCTCGGGGATGCTCGCCCGCAAGGGCTACCCCCCGTCGGTGGTCTACGCGGTGGTCCGGGACGCCGTCAACGACGCCCCGGAGCACCAGCGCGACTAG
- a CDS encoding DUF3046 domain-containing protein has product MRLSVFWSLMDDEFGPAYSRTLARDHTLLALGDRTADEALAAGVPAREVWEALCDAMDVPPERRFGKDPTPPRRR; this is encoded by the coding sequence GTGCGGCTGAGCGTCTTCTGGTCCCTCATGGACGACGAGTTCGGGCCCGCCTACTCGCGGACGCTCGCCCGCGACCACACCCTGCTCGCCCTCGGCGACCGGACGGCCGACGAGGCGCTCGCCGCCGGGGTCCCCGCCCGCGAGGTGTGGGAAGCGCTGTGCGACGCGATGGACGTGCCGCCGGAGCGGCGGTTCGGCAAGGACCCCACGCCGCCGCGCCGCCGCTGA